The nucleotide sequence GCCTGCCCTGCTACCTCGGCTACCTGTGGCCGGCGTGGGACTCCAAGAGCCAGACGTTCGCCGACAAGGTCTGCGGCTCGATCGTGATCGTCAGCAAGTAGACGCGGTACGACAGGCGGCCGCCCGCTCCCCTTCCGCGAGGGGAGCGGGCGGCCGCTTTTCGCGCGTGGCTCAGTGGAAGAAGTGCCGCGTGCCCGTGAAGTACATGGTCACGCCCGCCTCCTTGGCGGCCTCCACGACCTGCTCGTCCCGGATCGAGCCGCCCGGCTGGACGATGGCCCGCACTCCGGCGTCGATCAGGATCTGCGGTCCGTCGGGGAACGGGAAGAACGCGTCGGAGGCCGCGAAGGCGCCCCGCGCCCGCTCCTCGCCCGCCCGCTCGACGGCCAGCCTGCTGGAGTCGACGCGGTTGACCTGGCCCATGCCGACGCCGACCGAGGCACCGTCCTTGGCGAGCAGGATCGCGTTGGACTTCACCGCCCGGCACGCCTTCCAGGCGAAGGCCAGCTCGGCCAGCTCGGCCGGGGAGAGCGCGTCACCGCTGGCCAGCGTCCAGTTGGCCGGGTCGTCGCCGTCCGCCTGGAGCCGGTCGGCCTCCTGGACCAGCACCCCGCCGTCGATCGGCTTGATCTCGACGGTGGCGGCGGGCCCGTGCGGGGCCTTGAGGACCCGGATGTTCTTCTTCCGGGCGAGGGCCTCCAGCGCGCCCTCCTCGTAGTCCGGCGCCACGATGACCTCGGTGAAGATCTCCGCGACCTGCTCGGCCAGCTCCTTGCTGACCGGCCGGTTCACCGCGATGACCCCGCCGAACGCGGACAGCGGGTCGCAGGCGTGCGCCTTGCGGTGCGCCTCGGCCACGTCCGCGCCGACCGCGATGCCGCAGGGGTTGGCGTGCTTGATGATCGCCACACAGGGCTCGTCGTGGTCGTACGCGGCACGGCGGGCGGCGTCCGTGTCCGTGTAGTTGTTGTACGACATCTCCTTGCCGTGGAGCTGCTCGGCCTGCGCGAGGCCGTTCGCGCCCGGCTCGACGTACAGCGCGGCGGGCTGGTGCGGGTTCTCGCCGTAGCGCAGGGTGTGCGCGCGGTCCCAGGTGTCGCCGAGGAAGTCGGGGAACGGGGAGTCGTCGACCGGGGCGTACTCGGTGGCGAACCAGTCGGCCACGGCCACGTCGTAGGCGGCGGTGTGCCGGAACGCCTCGGCGGCCAGCCGCTTGCGGGTGGTGAGGTCGAAGCCGCCGTCCTTGACGGCGCCGAGGACGTCGGCGTACCGCTCGGGGCTGGTGACCACGGCGACCGAGGGGTGGTTCTTGGCGGCGGCGCGGACCATGGACGGGCCGCCGATGTCGATCTGCTCCACGCACTCGTCGGGCGAGGCGCCGGAGGCGACGGTCTCCCGGAACGGGTACAGGTTGACCACGACCAGGTCGAACGGCGTGACGCCCAGCTCGGTGAGCTGCTCGCGGTGGCTGTCCAGACGCAGGTCGGCGAGGATGCCCGCGTGCACCTTGGGGTGCAGGGTCTTGACCCGGCCGTCCAGGCACTCGGGGAAGCCGGTCAGCTCCTCGACCTTCGTCACGGGGACGCCGGCGGCGGCGATACGGGCGGCGGTGGAGCCGGTGGAGACCAGCTCGACCCCGGCCTCGTGCAGCCCGCGCGCGAGGTCTTCCAGGCCGGTCTTGTCGTAGACGCTGACGAGCGCCCGGCGAATGGGCCGCTTGGTGCTCTCGGCGGTGGCGGTCACGGGATAACTACCTTTCGTCCCTCAATGCGATGGCCGTTACGGGCGAGCCGCCCCACGACCTCGACGAGCAGCCTTCGCTCGACGTCCTTGATGCGCTCGTGCAGCGCGCTCTCGTCGTCCTCGTCCCGGATCTCCACCACGCCCTGCGCGATGATCGGCCCGGTGTCGACGCCGTCGTCGACGAAGTGGACGGTGCAGCCGGTGACCTTGGCGCCGTACGCGAGCGCGTCGCGTACGCCGTGGGCCCCCGGGAAGCTCGGCAGCAGGGCCGGGTGGGTGTTGACGAACCGGCCGCCGAACCGGGCCAGGAACTCCTTGCCCACGATCTTCATGAAGCCGGCCGAGACCACGAGGTCGGGCTCGTGGGCGGCGACCGCCTCGGCGAGGGCCGCGTCCCACTCCTCGCGGCTCGCGTGGTCCTTCACCCGGCACACGAAGGTCGGCAGCCCGGCGCGCTCGGCGCGGGCCAGCCCCTCGATGCCGTCGCGGTCGGCCCCCACGGCGACGATCCGCGCGCCGTACGACTCGGCTCCGACGCGCTCGATCTCGTCCAGCAGGGCCTGCAGGTTGGTGCCGGAACCGGAGACCAGCACGACGAGGCGCCGGGCCGCTGGACCGGCGGGGGTGGCGGCCACGATGAGGCCCTTTCTCGGGACGGCGGTGTGTCCGGCCGGCGTTTGTAGGGTTCTACGAATGCTTCGCGTCCCGCCATACGGGGAAGTCTACGAAGCGGCCGGCCGCCAGCAACGATACCGGCACTCCGGACGGCCCCCACGGGACGGGGGCGTGGCCGGAAGGTAGCGTTCACAGCGAGCCGGCTCGGGAACGCGGTCGCCGTGCGGCGCGTTCACGGGATGACAGCTCACGTCGGACTTTGAATCACCTAGGGGAAGACGCTCCTTTGATGCCCGATCGCAGCCCGCGACTCCTCACGTTCCCGCCGCTCCCCGGCCTGGAGGGCGAGCGTGGCGCCGTACTGCTGCGGGAGCGGCCGACCTCGCCGCCCCAGGCACCCTCCGGCGGCCGGGGCGACGACGACCGGGGCGGTGACCAGCAGGACGACAACCCCTACGCGGCCCCGCCCGAGGACCGCCCCGACCAGCCGTGGCGCCCGCGTCACCCCGAGGGCGGCTCCGACGACTCCCGCTGGGGCAGCCAGTGGAGCGACCGCCAGCCCGGCCGCGCCCCCGGCAGCTTCGGCGAGCGCCCCGGCTCCGGCCCCGAGGGGCAGAGCGGCGGCAGCGGCAAGCAGCGCTGGGACCCCACTGACCCGGCCCAGCGCCGCGCGCGGTACGCGCTCCTGGCCGGAATGTGGGCCATCTTCTTCGTGCTCCTCGGCTGGCCCTACGTCTCCCTCCTCCTCGGCGCCCTCGCCCTGTACTGGGGCGGCAGCTCGCTGCGCGCCAAGCCCCGCACCCCGTCCCCGGACGAGCCGGCCGCGCCTCAGGGCGTCCGCCCCCAGACCACGGCGGCCGTCGCCGGCATGGTCACCGCGGCCCTCGCCCTCGTCCTGGTGGGCGCGGTCTTCACCGTCCAGCTCGTCTACCGCGACTACTACACGTGCGTGAACGACGCCCTGACCCAGCAGTCGAAGCAGTCCTGCGAACAGCTCCTGCCGCAGAACCTGCGGGGGGTACTGGGGTCGGCCAACTCCTGAGAAGCGCCGCGCCCTTCGGCAGGTGATCCGGGGGGGGCTGGCTCAGCGGGCCTGGCTCGGAGGGCCTGGCTCAGACGGAAGAGTCCGACTCGGCCGGGTCCGGGTCGGCTTCCGGGGTCCGGGCGGGGGCCAGGGCTTCGGTGGGTTCCGGGTCGCGGGACGGAGCTTCCGGCGCAGGGGCTTCGGGCTCGGCGGGGGGCTGGTGCGGGACGGTGTCGGCGGCTTCCGGGGTCCGGGGACCGGACGACTCCTGTGAGGCACGCGGCACCGCCAGGGCGTCGGCCGCCTCCTCGGTGTCCGTCTGGAGGAAGTCGTACAGCTCCTCCTCCTGCTCCGGGGCGGGCTCGGTGACGCTCGGGGTCGCCTCCACGGCAGGGGGCTCGCCGGCTCCGGTCAGCCATGCCAGTGAGCTGCGGCGTCTCCCCGCGGGACGGGACCTGCGCGGAGGCAGCACGCCGGTGCGGCGGAGGGCGTGCAGACGCCAGGCTCTCGCGGTGAGGGTGACCGGCGTGCCCAGGAGGAGCACCCAGAGCCCGGCCGCCGGGCCGGTCAGCCTGCCGAGGGGGCCGAAGCGGGAGAGGGCGGAGCCGCCCAGCGGGCCGCCGGACAGTTCGGCGAGCAGGGCCAGGGCGACGGTGCAGGTCAGCGCGGCCAGCGCCAGGACGCCGAGGGTCCGCCCCGCCGACCAGTGCAGCCACGGCCGGGCCGGCGTCACGGCCGCCGAGCCGACGACCCAGCCCGCCGTCACCCCGGCCGCCATCGGCACCAGGACGACCGCCCAGTTCAGCGGGGAACCGGGGCCCGCGTCGGGTACGGCGGCGAGCAGGGGGAACGGGGGCAGCAGCGGGGCGGGGTCCGAGGCGAGGGGGTGCACCATGTGTCCGGAGCCGAGCGCGAAGCCGGGGCCGAGGGCGTAGGAGGCCGACCACACGGCCGCGTTGGGGATCAGGGTGACGGCGAGCAGCAGCACCGTGAACCGTCCGGTCCAGCCCTCCGTCAGCTCGGTGAAGGCCAGCCGGGCGGTGTCCCCGTGCCAGACGAGGGACGTGCCGAGCAGCAGCGCCCCGCCACCGGTGAGCACGGCCGTGGCCGCTCCGGACGCGCGGGCCGCCGTACCGAGCCTGCGCCGCGCGTCCGCGCCGGACAGCGGTCCGCGCACCCAGCGGGGCGACAGCCCGGGCGAGAAGGGCCGGTGCGGCCGGCCGCAGCCCGCCCAGACGCCGACCGCCGCGGCCCCGCCCGCGAGCAGCGGCAGACAGACCGTCACCCAGGGCCACTCGGGGCGCGGTTCGCCCCCGGACGCGTACAGCGCGGCCGCGGCGCCGACGCCGAGGTAGCCGAGGACGACACCCGTCCACGCGGTGCGCGCGGGGACCGGGGGCGGGCCGTCCGGCTCGTCGGAGGCGTCCGTGGCGTCCCGCGCCGCCCGGTAGACCAGCCACACCGGCAGCGCGAGCAGCAGCAGCGGGGTCAGCCCGACCGGCTGGGGCACCCCGGACAGCGTGTCGGCGCGGACCAGTTCGACTCCGTGCGCCAGCAGCCACAGCGCGGCCGCGACATGCAGCGCACCACCGGGCCCGCTGTCCGGGTAGGGCGAACTGACCCAGAGCAGCATCACCAGCGCCGCGCACGCGCCGAGCCCGAGCCCGGCCGCGAGCGCGCCGCCCGCGAGACCGGCGCCCAGGCCGGGTGAACGGTCGCGCATCCGGGACCGCAGGGACGACGACATGCGACGGAGTGTCAGCGGCATCACGTCCGCCATGCTCCCAACGACACGCGCTTTCCCGGCGTAACAGGCGAACCCCCGAAGTGTCGCCCAATATGTGTTTATGTGCCTTTTCACACAGAGGGGTGAGCTGTGACGCGGAGTACCACCACCCGCCGGGCCCTCACCACGAGCCCGACGGGCACTCAGGAAGCCTCCCTGAGGGGAGAGACGATGCCGACGACACCTTCCCTGACCCCCGATCAGGCGTTCGACGCGCTGTACGCGTTCTGCGCCCCCGCCCTGGTCCGGCAGACCTATCTGCTCACCGGGCGGCGGGAGTTGGCCCGTGAGGCGGTGGAGCGGGCGTTCCAGGCGGCCTGGCAGCGCTGGCCCGAGGTGGCCCGCGACCGGGACCCGGGCGGCTGGGTCCGGGCGACGGCGTACGAGTACGCCCTCTCCCCCTGGCACGGTTTCCGCCCCCGCTACCGCCAGCCCGAGCCCCCGCCCGCCGACCCGGCCGCCCGCGCCCTGCTGCACGCGCTGCTGCGGCTCCCGCCCTCCTACCGCCGCACGCTCGTGCTGTACGACGGCGTCGGCCTCGACCTGCCCGAGACGGCCGCCGAGACCGAGGCGAGCACCCCGGCCGCGGCGGGCCGGCTGACCCGCGCCCGCGAGGCCGTCGCCGCGCAGGTGCCGGAGCTGGCCGACCCGGCGGCCCTGCACCGGCGCCTGACCGAACTCGCCTCCATGGAAAGGCTGCGCGCCGACGCCCCGACATCGGTGCGCACCTGCGGCGAGCGTCGCAACGCCTTCTGGACCCGCGCCGCCATCGCCTTCACCGTCGCCATCATCGGCGCGACCGGCCTCACCCTCAGGACGGCGCCCACGCACTACGAGGCGCCCATCGCCCCCGCCCAGGCCGTACGCGGGGTCCCCCCGGCCCCCGCCCTCGGCCCGCTCTCGCGGACCGAGCTGTCGCTGCGCGACAAGCTGCGCGGTGAGGACGGGAACGGCCCGGAACGGCTCGTGCCGTCACCCGGATGACCCCGGGCCGCGAAAACAGCGGCGGGCCCGCCCCCGAGAAGGGGACGGGCCCGCCGGTGTGCTGCCCGAAGGGGGCCGAGCGTCAGGCGCTCAGGATCTCCCGCGCCAGCTTGGCGGTCTCGGTCGGCGTCTTGCCGACCTTGACGCCGGCGGCCTCGAGGGCCTCCTTCTTCGCCTGGGCGGTGCCGGACGAACCGGACACGATCGCGCCGGCGTGGCCCATCGTCTTGCCCTCGGGGGCGGTGAAGCCCGCGACGTAACCGACGACCGGCTTGGTGACGTTGTCCTTGATGAACGCGGCCGCGCGCTCCTCGGCGTCGCCACCGATCTCACCGATCATCACGATCAGGTCGGTGTCGGGGTCGTCCTGGAACGCGGCCAGGGCGTCGATGTGCGTGGTGCCGATGATCGGGTCGCCACCGATGCCGACGGCGGTCGAGAAGCCGAGGTCACGCAGCTCGTACATCATCTGGTACGTCAGCGTGCCGGACTTCGAGACCAGGCCGATGCGGCCCGGCTTGGTGATGTCGCCCGGGATGATGCCGACGTTGGACTGGCCCGGCGTGATGATGCCGGGGCAGTTCGGGCCGATGATCCGGGTCTTGTTGCCCTTCTTGCCGGCGTACGCCCAGAAGGCGGCCGTGTCGTGCACGGCGATGCCCTCGGTGATCACGACGGCCAGCGGGATCTCGGCGTCGATCGCCTCGACGACGGCGTCCTTGGTGAACTTCTCCGGCACGAAGATGACGGAGACGTTCGCGCCGGTCTTCTCGATGGCCTCCTTGACGGTCCCGAAGACGGGTACCTCGGTGCCTTCGAAGTCCACGGTCTGACCCGCCTTGCGCGGGTTCACGCCGCCCACGACCTCGGTGCCGTCACCCAGCATGAGCTTGGTGTGCTTCATGCCGGTGGCGCCGGTCATGCCCTGGACGATGACCTTGCTGTCCTTGTTGAGCCAGATAGCCATGGTGTGTTGGTGTCCTCGTCCTGAGTGCTTACTTGGCGGCGGCGTGAGCCAGCTCGGCGGCCTTGTCGGCCGCGCCGTCCATGGTGTCGACGCGCTGGACCAGCGGGTGGTCGGCGTCGGTGAGGATCTTGCGGCCCAGCTCGGCGTTGTTGCCGTCGAGGCGGACGACGAGCGGCTTCTCGACCTTCTCGCCGCGCTCCTCCAGGAGCTGCAGCGCCTGGACGATGCCGTTGGCGACCTCGTCACAGGCGGTGATGCCGCCGAAGACGTTGACGAACACGGACCTGACGTCCGGGTCGCCCAGGATGATCTCCAGGCCGTTCGCCATGACCTGGGCGGAGGCACCGCCACCGATGTCCAGGAAGTTGGCGGGCTTCACGTCGCCGTGCTGCTCACCGGCGTACGCGACGACGTCCAGGGTGCTCATGACGAGACCCGCGCCGTTGCCGATGATGCCGACCTGGCCGTCGAGCTTGACGTAGTTGAGGCCCTTCGCCTTGGCGGCGGCCTCGAGCGGGTTGGCCGCTTCCTTGTCGTGCAGCTCTTCGTACTCGGGGTGACGGAACTCGGCGTTCTCGTCGAGCGACACCTTGCCGTCGAGGGCGAGGACCTCGCCCGAGGCGACCTTGGCAAGCGGGTTGACCTCGACGAGGAGGGCGTCCGACTTGATGAAGGTGTCCCACAGCTTGATCAGGACGTTGACGACCTTGTCAGCGACCTCGGCCGGGAACTTGGCGGCCTCGACGATCTCGCGGGCCTTGGCCTCGTCCACGCCGTCGATGGCGTCGATCGCGATCTTGGCGACGGCCTCCGGACGGGTGGCCGCCACCTCCTCGATGTCCATGCCGCCCTCGACGGAGGCGATGGCGAGGAACGTGCGGTTCGCACGGTCGAGGAGGTAGGAGACGTAGTACTCCTCGACGATCTCCGGAGCGGTCTCGGCGATCATCACCTTGTGGACCGTGTGGCCCTTGATGTCCATGCCGAGGATGTCCGTCGCGCGGGCGACGGCCTCGTCCGGGGTGGCGGCGAGCTTGACGCCGCCGGCCTTGCCACGACCACCGACCTTCACCTGCGCCTTGACGACGGACTTGCCGCCCAGACGCTCGGTGATCTCGCGCGCCGCCTCAGGCGTGTCGATGACTTCACCGGCCAGCACCGGTACATCGTGCTTGGCGAAGAGGTCCCTCGCCTGGTACTCGAACAGGTCCACGCGCTTCCGTCCCTATCAGTGATCTCGCGGTCGTTGGATGCGTGGGCGTGCCGCGAAGGGCAACGTGACGTCCGCTTGTCACAAGGGGTGCGCACACGGTGTCCGAGCGCGCGGCATGTCCGTCTCGCAGGTTATCCCTGCTTGCCGGGGGCCTCTAAATCGCGGGTCACACCCAGGCGGTGATACCTGTCACATGATGCCGGTTTCCCTGACACGCCGTGCCTTGTGGGGTGCATTTGTTCGACCGGAGCACGCATCCGCCTTGTCACTCGG is from Streptomyces seoulensis and encodes:
- the purH gene encoding bifunctional phosphoribosylaminoimidazolecarboxamide formyltransferase/IMP cyclohydrolase, whose amino-acid sequence is MTATAESTKRPIRRALVSVYDKTGLEDLARGLHEAGVELVSTGSTAARIAAAGVPVTKVEELTGFPECLDGRVKTLHPKVHAGILADLRLDSHREQLTELGVTPFDLVVVNLYPFRETVASGASPDECVEQIDIGGPSMVRAAAKNHPSVAVVTSPERYADVLGAVKDGGFDLTTRKRLAAEAFRHTAAYDVAVADWFATEYAPVDDSPFPDFLGDTWDRAHTLRYGENPHQPAALYVEPGANGLAQAEQLHGKEMSYNNYTDTDAARRAAYDHDEPCVAIIKHANPCGIAVGADVAEAHRKAHACDPLSAFGGVIAVNRPVSKELAEQVAEIFTEVIVAPDYEEGALEALARKKNIRVLKAPHGPAATVEIKPIDGGVLVQEADRLQADGDDPANWTLASGDALSPAELAELAFAWKACRAVKSNAILLAKDGASVGVGMGQVNRVDSSRLAVERAGEERARGAFAASDAFFPFPDGPQILIDAGVRAIVQPGGSIRDEQVVEAAKEAGVTMYFTGTRHFFH
- the purN gene encoding phosphoribosylglycinamide formyltransferase, whose protein sequence is MAATPAGPAARRLVVLVSGSGTNLQALLDEIERVGAESYGARIVAVGADRDGIEGLARAERAGLPTFVCRVKDHASREEWDAALAEAVAAHEPDLVVSAGFMKIVGKEFLARFGGRFVNTHPALLPSFPGAHGVRDALAYGAKVTGCTVHFVDDGVDTGPIIAQGVVEIRDEDDESALHERIKDVERRLLVEVVGRLARNGHRIEGRKVVIP
- a CDS encoding cell division protein PerM codes for the protein MSSSLRSRMRDRSPGLGAGLAGGALAAGLGLGACAALVMLLWVSSPYPDSGPGGALHVAAALWLLAHGVELVRADTLSGVPQPVGLTPLLLLALPVWLVYRAARDATDASDEPDGPPPVPARTAWTGVVLGYLGVGAAAALYASGGEPRPEWPWVTVCLPLLAGGAAAVGVWAGCGRPHRPFSPGLSPRWVRGPLSGADARRRLGTAARASGAATAVLTGGGALLLGTSLVWHGDTARLAFTELTEGWTGRFTVLLLAVTLIPNAAVWSASYALGPGFALGSGHMVHPLASDPAPLLPPFPLLAAVPDAGPGSPLNWAVVLVPMAAGVTAGWVVGSAAVTPARPWLHWSAGRTLGVLALAALTCTVALALLAELSGGPLGGSALSRFGPLGRLTGPAAGLWVLLLGTPVTLTARAWRLHALRRTGVLPPRRSRPAGRRRSSLAWLTGAGEPPAVEATPSVTEPAPEQEEELYDFLQTDTEEAADALAVPRASQESSGPRTPEAADTVPHQPPAEPEAPAPEAPSRDPEPTEALAPARTPEADPDPAESDSSV
- a CDS encoding RNA polymerase sigma factor, which produces MRGETMPTTPSLTPDQAFDALYAFCAPALVRQTYLLTGRRELAREAVERAFQAAWQRWPEVARDRDPGGWVRATAYEYALSPWHGFRPRYRQPEPPPADPAARALLHALLRLPPSYRRTLVLYDGVGLDLPETAAETEASTPAAAGRLTRAREAVAAQVPELADPAALHRRLTELASMERLRADAPTSVRTCGERRNAFWTRAAIAFTVAIIGATGLTLRTAPTHYEAPIAPAQAVRGVPPAPALGPLSRTELSLRDKLRGEDGNGPERLVPSPG
- the sucD gene encoding succinate--CoA ligase subunit alpha gives rise to the protein MAIWLNKDSKVIVQGMTGATGMKHTKLMLGDGTEVVGGVNPRKAGQTVDFEGTEVPVFGTVKEAIEKTGANVSVIFVPEKFTKDAVVEAIDAEIPLAVVITEGIAVHDTAAFWAYAGKKGNKTRIIGPNCPGIITPGQSNVGIIPGDITKPGRIGLVSKSGTLTYQMMYELRDLGFSTAVGIGGDPIIGTTHIDALAAFQDDPDTDLIVMIGEIGGDAEERAAAFIKDNVTKPVVGYVAGFTAPEGKTMGHAGAIVSGSSGTAQAKKEALEAAGVKVGKTPTETAKLAREILSA
- the sucC gene encoding ADP-forming succinate--CoA ligase subunit beta, coding for MDLFEYQARDLFAKHDVPVLAGEVIDTPEAAREITERLGGKSVVKAQVKVGGRGKAGGVKLAATPDEAVARATDILGMDIKGHTVHKVMIAETAPEIVEEYYVSYLLDRANRTFLAIASVEGGMDIEEVAATRPEAVAKIAIDAIDGVDEAKAREIVEAAKFPAEVADKVVNVLIKLWDTFIKSDALLVEVNPLAKVASGEVLALDGKVSLDENAEFRHPEYEELHDKEAANPLEAAAKAKGLNYVKLDGQVGIIGNGAGLVMSTLDVVAYAGEQHGDVKPANFLDIGGGASAQVMANGLEIILGDPDVRSVFVNVFGGITACDEVANGIVQALQLLEERGEKVEKPLVVRLDGNNAELGRKILTDADHPLVQRVDTMDGAADKAAELAHAAAK